In a single window of the Paenibacillus sp. MMS20-IR301 genome:
- a CDS encoding YbaB/EbfC family nucleoid-associated protein has protein sequence MNNMNQMMKQVKKMQEQMLKAQEELGSKTIEGSSGGGVVTVQVNGHKKLLSIQIKPEVVDPEDIEMLQDLVITAVNDALTQAEELANNDMGKFTGGMKIPGLF, from the coding sequence ATGAATAATATGAACCAAATGATGAAGCAGGTTAAGAAAATGCAGGAGCAAATGCTTAAAGCACAAGAGGAGCTGGGCAGCAAGACAATTGAAGGTTCATCCGGCGGCGGCGTGGTTACTGTCCAAGTAAATGGTCATAAGAAACTGCTGTCCATTCAGATTAAACCGGAGGTTGTTGATCCGGAGGATATCGAAATGCTGCAGGATCTGGTAATCACTGCTGTTAATGATGCTCTTACCCAGGCTGAAGAGTTGGCTAACAACGATATGGGTAAATTCACCGGCGGAATGAAGATCCCTGGCTTATTCTAG